A genomic segment from Aegilops tauschii subsp. strangulata cultivar AL8/78 chromosome 1, Aet v6.0, whole genome shotgun sequence encodes:
- the LOC109780154 gene encoding phosphatidylinositol 4-phosphate 5-kinase 10-like: MDEPVRYEYGKFRFVVMGNMFSTELRIHQRFDLKGSSLGHSTDKVKIDENTTLKDLDLNYSFYLEPSWQDALLNANFLPGNNGNVDAMKDNSACNYREGLVLVQRGSNQHGKVAVGPHEYNMRKNIERACKSIKYNP; this comes from the exons ATGGACGAGCCCGTCCGCTATGAATATGGAAAG TTCAGGTTTGTAGTCATGGGAAACATGTTCTCCACAGAACTTAGAATTCATCAAAGATTTGACTTGAAAGGTTCATCCTTAGGCCATTCTACTGACAAAGTGAAAATCGATGAGAACACGACACTGAAAGACTTGGATCTGAATTATTCATTTTATCTTGAGCCTTCTTGGCAGGATGCTTTGCTTAA TGCCAACTTTTTGCCAGGTAACAATGGTAATGTAGATGCCATGAAGGATAATTCCGCCTGTAACTACCGAGAAGGGCTGGTTTTGGTGCAGCGAGGTAGCAACCAACATGGTAAAGTCGCAGTTGGCCCTCAC GAGTACAACATGAGGAAGAACATCGAGCGTGCCTGCAAGTCCATCAAGTATAACCCTTGA